In the genome of Arthrobacter sp. D5-1, one region contains:
- a CDS encoding peptidase, with protein sequence MNTFPTKALATVTVPGHGRFHATAEALEMIAVFGGSLHCYLGSGGCRTQGLYFSRTRPKKFIGCTLETLAEAHGPATISVSYELADRINGAVLDFGNYNRMQRFVWTGLPAVKGPQCTCLRSMGKPAGKRSPCLDDAGMGITDL encoded by the coding sequence ATGAACACCTTCCCCACGAAGGCACTCGCAACTGTGACGGTGCCAGGACACGGCCGCTTCCACGCCACCGCCGAAGCCCTTGAAATGATTGCTGTGTTTGGCGGCTCCCTCCATTGCTACCTGGGTTCCGGCGGCTGCCGCACCCAGGGACTCTACTTCTCCAGAACACGACCAAAAAAGTTCATCGGATGCACGCTCGAAACCCTTGCCGAGGCGCACGGGCCGGCGACCATCTCCGTCAGCTACGAACTAGCTGACCGGATCAATGGCGCAGTCCTGGACTTCGGAAACTACAACCGCATGCAACGTTTCGTCTGGACCGGCCTTCCGGCGGTCAAGGGACCCCAATGCACCTGCCTGCGGTCCATGGGAAAACCCGCTGGCAAACGCTCGCCCTGCCTGGACGACGCCGGCATGGGCATTACGGACCTCTGA
- a CDS encoding heavy-metal-associated domain-containing protein — translation MKTPSRTELPLTSASSPGCSCCSTEASATPPAKMGVEYDVEGLTCGSCVASVEKAVKAVDGVDGAAVELVPGGVSRLVITGSAGPSAIRDAITSAGYSLTNS, via the coding sequence ATGAAAACACCTTCACGCACCGAACTGCCCCTTACTTCTGCGTCCTCCCCGGGCTGCAGCTGCTGCTCCACCGAGGCCAGCGCCACTCCGCCCGCCAAAATGGGTGTCGAATACGACGTGGAAGGACTGACCTGCGGCAGCTGCGTGGCCAGCGTCGAAAAGGCCGTCAAGGCCGTGGATGGCGTAGACGGCGCGGCTGTTGAACTCGTCCCAGGCGGTGTTTCCCGCCTGGTCATTACCGGCTCCGCTGGACCTTCCGCCATCCGGGACGCCATCACATCAGCCGGCTACAGCTTGACCAACAGCTAG
- a CDS encoding copper-translocating P-type ATPase → MTEHTHHHDHHLSPVTEADPGQAAPHQTPGTPESPHQHQAHAQGHNASDDHAVHNHGQHAGHSTAMFKDRFWLTLALSVPVVYFSPMFGHLLGYMPLEFPGSAWIPPVLGTVIFFHGGMPFLKGGINELRSRQPGMMLLISMAITVAFAASWATTLKIGNFDLDFWWELALLVAIMLLGHWIEMRALGSAQGALDALAALLPDEAERVTDAGVETIPVSELNPGDIVLVRSGARMPADGTIADGQAEFDESMITGESKTVLRAVGDPVVAGTVATDNTVRVAVTAVGDDTALAGIQRLVAEAQASSSKAQALADRAAAFLFYFATIAGVITFIAWILLGSLPEAVTRTVTVLVIACPHALGLAIPLVIAISTEQAAKAGVLIKNRIALERMRTIDVVLFDKTGTLTKGEPELRNTATTDGRTTDELLALAAAVESDSEHPVARAIVRAAKEKSLTLPQATGFTSMTGRGVRATINGRTVQVGGPALLRELGITEHETLAASTREWMGRGAAVLHVIDGDRILGAVSLEDAIRPESRQAVAALQNRGVKVAMITGDATQVATAVGAELNIDEVFAEVLPADKDKKVAELQARGLKVAMVGDGVNDSPALARAEVGIAIGAGTDVAMESAGVILAGNDPRAVLSMVDLSRASYTKMWQNLVWATGYNVIAVPLAAGVLAFAGIVLSPAAGAVLMSISTIVVALNAQLLRRVKLNPSQVR, encoded by the coding sequence ATGACAGAGCACACCCATCACCACGATCACCACCTTTCGCCGGTCACCGAAGCAGACCCCGGCCAAGCAGCACCACACCAGACTCCCGGGACGCCTGAATCACCGCATCAGCACCAGGCGCATGCTCAGGGACACAACGCCTCGGACGATCATGCCGTGCACAACCACGGTCAGCACGCCGGTCACAGCACGGCCATGTTCAAGGACAGGTTCTGGCTGACCCTGGCTCTCTCGGTCCCGGTGGTGTATTTCAGTCCGATGTTCGGGCACCTCCTGGGGTACATGCCGTTGGAGTTCCCGGGGTCCGCCTGGATCCCGCCCGTTCTGGGAACGGTGATCTTCTTCCACGGGGGCATGCCCTTCCTCAAGGGCGGCATCAATGAACTAAGATCCCGGCAGCCGGGCATGATGCTGCTGATCAGCATGGCCATCACCGTCGCGTTCGCCGCGTCCTGGGCCACAACCCTGAAGATCGGGAACTTCGATCTGGACTTCTGGTGGGAGCTGGCGCTCCTGGTGGCCATCATGCTGCTCGGACACTGGATCGAAATGCGGGCGCTCGGCTCCGCGCAGGGCGCCCTCGACGCCCTGGCGGCTCTGCTGCCGGACGAGGCCGAACGCGTCACTGATGCCGGCGTCGAAACCATCCCGGTCTCTGAGCTAAACCCCGGGGATATTGTTCTCGTCCGGTCCGGGGCGCGGATGCCCGCCGACGGCACCATCGCGGACGGGCAAGCCGAGTTCGATGAGTCCATGATCACCGGGGAGTCCAAAACGGTGCTCCGCGCAGTGGGTGATCCGGTCGTGGCCGGGACCGTGGCCACCGACAACACCGTCCGGGTCGCCGTCACGGCAGTCGGTGACGACACGGCCTTGGCCGGCATCCAGCGGTTGGTTGCTGAAGCGCAGGCCTCGTCCTCGAAGGCCCAGGCCCTCGCGGACCGGGCGGCGGCGTTCTTGTTCTACTTCGCCACCATCGCCGGTGTCATCACCTTCATCGCATGGATTCTCTTGGGTAGCCTGCCCGAAGCCGTCACCCGCACCGTTACAGTGCTCGTGATTGCCTGCCCGCACGCCCTGGGCCTGGCCATCCCGCTGGTGATCGCGATCTCCACCGAACAGGCCGCCAAAGCCGGGGTGTTGATCAAGAACAGGATCGCGCTCGAGCGGATGCGCACCATCGACGTCGTCCTGTTCGACAAGACAGGCACCCTGACCAAGGGCGAACCCGAGCTCCGGAACACCGCCACCACCGATGGCAGGACAACCGATGAGCTGCTGGCTCTGGCAGCAGCCGTTGAATCCGACAGTGAACACCCTGTCGCCCGGGCCATCGTCCGGGCAGCGAAGGAGAAAAGCCTCACGCTGCCGCAAGCGACGGGTTTCACGTCCATGACGGGCCGTGGCGTGCGGGCCACGATCAATGGCCGCACCGTCCAAGTCGGCGGCCCTGCACTGCTGCGCGAACTCGGAATCACCGAGCATGAGACGCTGGCGGCCTCGACCCGTGAGTGGATGGGCCGTGGCGCAGCTGTGCTGCACGTCATCGACGGCGACCGGATCCTGGGGGCAGTCAGTCTCGAGGATGCCATCCGGCCCGAGTCCCGGCAAGCCGTAGCAGCCTTGCAGAACAGAGGCGTGAAAGTCGCGATGATCACCGGGGACGCCACCCAGGTAGCCACGGCGGTCGGTGCGGAACTGAACATCGACGAGGTTTTCGCCGAAGTGTTGCCTGCGGACAAGGACAAGAAAGTCGCCGAACTGCAGGCCCGCGGCCTGAAGGTGGCGATGGTCGGGGACGGCGTCAACGACTCCCCGGCGCTGGCCCGGGCAGAGGTTGGCATTGCCATCGGCGCCGGCACCGACGTGGCCATGGAATCAGCCGGGGTCATCCTTGCAGGCAACGACCCCAGGGCCGTGCTGTCCATGGTGGACCTGTCCAGGGCAAGCTACACCAAGATGTGGCAGAACCTCGTCTGGGCCACCGGATACAACGTCATCGCCGTACCCTTGGCCGCCGGTGTGCTGGCCTTCGCCGGGATCGTCCTGTCCCCCGCCGCCGGGGCGGTCCTGATGTCCATCTCCACCATCGTGGTCGCCCTCAACGCCCAGCTGCTCCGCCGGGTGAAACTGAACCCCAGCCAAGTTCGTTGA
- a CDS encoding HAD-IC family P-type ATPase, producing the protein MAGTVVYVIIDGATAGRITLADRLRPTAAATVTRLRQITGNPVHLLTGDNHRAAAQIAAETGIDNVRSRLLPADKATAVHKLEQVGHRVLLIGDGVNDAPAIAAASTGIAMGRHGSDLALETADAIIVRDELEALPSLIAISKRAHRFVIANLAIAATFITVLVTWDLVSRLPLPLAVAGHEGSTVIVALNGLRLLRSQAWKN; encoded by the coding sequence GTGGCCGGAACCGTCGTTTACGTCATCATCGACGGGGCCACGGCAGGGCGGATCACCCTTGCTGACCGGCTCCGCCCGACCGCGGCCGCAACCGTCACACGGCTCCGGCAGATCACGGGCAACCCGGTTCACCTGCTCACCGGAGACAACCACCGGGCGGCAGCCCAGATCGCCGCCGAAACCGGCATAGACAACGTCCGCTCACGCCTGCTGCCCGCCGACAAAGCGACAGCGGTGCACAAACTGGAACAGGTCGGCCACCGGGTTCTGCTGATCGGCGACGGCGTCAACGACGCCCCCGCCATTGCGGCTGCGAGCACCGGAATCGCGATGGGACGGCACGGCTCCGACCTCGCCCTGGAAACGGCCGACGCCATCATCGTCCGCGACGAGCTCGAGGCCCTGCCGTCACTGATCGCGATCTCAAAACGGGCCCACCGGTTCGTCATCGCGAATCTCGCCATCGCGGCCACCTTCATCACCGTTCTCGTCACGTGGGACCTGGTTTCCAGGCTGCCACTGCCGCTGGCCGTCGCCGGACACGAAGGCTCCACCGTCATCGTCGCCCTTAACGGCCTGCGGCTTCTACGCTCCCAGGCATGGAAAAACTGA